The Bacteroidota bacterium genome has a window encoding:
- a CDS encoding OsmC family protein — MEKLLDNDVKVFLGGEKYTTQIDTVNHVFLADEPENKGGFDKGPAPYQLLLASLGSCTAITVKMYAERKNWPLENVHVTLNMEQEDTPQGKHTVFIRKLHLAGALSQEQQERLLTVAKACPVAKILTGTIEIDSRLV; from the coding sequence ATGGAAAAACTGCTTGATAACGATGTGAAAGTGTTTTTGGGAGGTGAAAAATACACTACTCAAATTGATACCGTAAACCACGTTTTTTTGGCCGATGAGCCTGAAAACAAAGGTGGTTTTGATAAAGGACCTGCCCCATACCAGTTATTACTGGCAAGTTTGGGAAGCTGCACAGCCATTACTGTAAAAATGTATGCCGAACGGAAAAACTGGCCGCTTGAAAATGTGCACGTAACCTTAAATATGGAACAAGAAGATACCCCACAGGGTAAACATACCGTTTTCATTCGCAAACTGCACTTAGCGGGAGCTTTATCACAAGAGCAACAAGAACGGTTATTAACAGTGGCAAAGGCTTGCCCCGTTGCCAAAATATTAACAGGCACTATTGAAATTGACAGCAGGTTGGTGTAG
- a CDS encoding Rieske 2Fe-2S domain-containing protein, which translates to MTRKEFIELTGLSIAAFCVGCTKIDFLPQEIVATQDTGYRDTAERKPRPSLQGPHPPPPPKLDFTIDLNNAANFALLTDGGFMHFETVIVARTFAGQYIAAQKNCTHNGVEINFSGANNRYECPGHGSIFTNDGTVVLGPAQTALKTYKTQLNGNLLRVFE; encoded by the coding sequence ATGACCCGTAAAGAATTTATAGAGCTTACCGGACTTAGCATAGCGGCCTTTTGCGTTGGCTGCACTAAAATCGATTTTTTACCTCAAGAAATTGTAGCCACACAAGATACAGGCTACCGAGATACTGCCGAGCGAAAACCCAGACCCAGCTTGCAGGGACCACATCCTCCCCCACCTCCTAAACTTGATTTTACAATAGACTTGAATAATGCCGCAAACTTTGCCTTACTAACCGACGGCGGGTTTATGCATTTTGAAACGGTAATTGTGGCCCGAACGTTTGCAGGGCAATATATAGCCGCGCAAAAAAACTGCACCCACAACGGAGTTGAAATTAATTTTAGCGGTGCAAACAACCGCTACGAATGTCCGGGACATGGCTCGATATTTACTAATGACGGCACTGTGGTGCTTGGTCCGGCACAAACCGCACTAAAAACCTACAAAACCCAACTGAACGGCAATTTATTACGGGTGTTTGAGTAG
- a CDS encoding Omp28-related outer membrane protein — protein MKPMKLIHKTLFASAALLAFAACKEENPGVILTKPAVQFYDTTYIAAAAETPQSKNSLVEDLTGARCSNCPKGHRAIEEMQLRNPNRIVALSIHGRDFPQFTTPLDSTKDVDMRTNYDLLIYNIVGRPGGLPFGTIDRVHKSPTAGTWEGYAVSRMAVPTPVNLYIEKSYDPATRELNVKLKAVFTTDTLTMRPFFSAGICESGIITPQKDEDLASDPVKKGIELNYVHNHVLRTMAAFKDPLLPASVSGMPEKNRVVEKSFSIKLKNEWNADKCSIVFYVHRDADVLHVVEAKVK, from the coding sequence ATGAAACCGATGAAATTGATACATAAAACCCTTTTTGCAAGTGCAGCCTTGCTGGCTTTTGCTGCTTGTAAAGAAGAAAACCCCGGTGTGATACTTACTAAACCCGCCGTGCAGTTTTATGATACAACGTATATAGCTGCTGCTGCTGAAACCCCGCAATCTAAAAACTCATTGGTTGAGGATTTAACGGGCGCACGTTGCAGTAATTGCCCCAAAGGCCATAGGGCCATCGAAGAAATGCAGCTGCGTAATCCCAACAGGATTGTTGCGTTGAGTATTCACGGTAGGGATTTTCCGCAGTTCACCACTCCTTTAGATAGTACTAAAGATGTGGATATGCGCACCAACTACGATTTGCTGATATACAACATAGTGGGACGCCCCGGCGGTTTGCCTTTTGGTACAATTGACAGGGTACACAAATCTCCTACGGCAGGTACTTGGGAAGGGTATGCAGTAAGCCGTATGGCTGTGCCCACACCTGTAAACCTGTACATTGAGAAAAGTTATGACCCTGCCACCCGTGAATTGAATGTGAAATTGAAGGCAGTGTTTACTACCGATACATTAACCATGCGTCCGTTTTTTAGCGCGGGTATCTGCGAAAGCGGTATCATAACCCCGCAAAAAGATGAAGATTTAGCCAGCGACCCTGTGAAAAAGGGTATTGAACTTAATTATGTGCACAATCACGTATTGCGGACTATGGCTGCGTTTAAAGACCCATTGTTGCCCGCTTCTGTTAGTGGTATGCCCGAAAAGAACCGCGTAGTTGAAAAATCGTTTTCAATTAAGTTGAAAAACGAATGGAATGCGGATAAATGCTCGATCGTATTCTACGTTCACCGCGATGCAGATGTTTTGCACGTGGTTGAAGCGAAAGTGAAATAG
- a CDS encoding T9SS type A sorting domain-containing protein has product MKKILLALVAVLSLALHSRAQNNVSVYGSIDTAISGKKVWVSFSGGPGSGCFFIDSTTTTSTGDYYFPNLNLGACSYGSIWVSTVGCRNQYDTLTQNDFYDSTKNNDTLWLNFRYCDTGCSKFYTSVYSFVNPFTKQITVDANTNGNKFYWNLLGGSKYNGLGTTFSVPSAGGYNVSFVSRDTLLGCHDSVPLYLYVPAYDSVFVKGQIDTPINGYPVVVSQFTSWYGWWHTETFYTNSSGQYSGWFKVLDSAGKINASILDCRSDSIVNDNPHLHYRDTVIIDFVYCPAYNPCAGFTTNFNYSVSGSLAYFSPGWSSTANSFYWSFGDGSFSTAKYPTHNYASVDSTYNVCLTAWDTVRGCGDTICKNVHIDPRAFLAGYVDLDSTSSQIDSGFCRVWLIKRDSVGSDVLLTAIDSTNLTDSGTYMFRVMPGNYLVKAALLPSSIHYSNYLPTYHTKASLWSSATNVSITTSPYTVANITLIKGTNPGGSGFIGGLVSVGANKTGDPVEKADVLLFTAAGHPVAFVKTDGGGAYSFSNLAFGSYKVRIEVIGKPSEEYLVTLTGDNPSATNGNFDVNSKDIKLKKSGTGILETTAVALGIYPNPASNNVSLNFENAADGVATVTIYDLAGKAVKTLALPAVQGNNILNVDLEGLKNGLYIIGVSTTHAQYTGRVSVSK; this is encoded by the coding sequence ATGAAAAAAATTTTATTGGCTTTGGTAGCTGTATTGAGTTTAGCCTTACATAGCAGGGCTCAAAACAATGTCAGCGTATATGGTAGCATAGATACTGCCATATCAGGAAAAAAGGTGTGGGTTTCCTTTTCAGGTGGCCCGGGTTCAGGTTGTTTCTTTATTGATAGCACCACTACCACTTCTACAGGTGATTATTATTTCCCTAATTTAAATTTGGGCGCTTGCAGCTACGGTAGTATTTGGGTAAGCACCGTTGGTTGCCGCAACCAATACGATACTCTTACCCAAAATGACTTTTACGACTCAACCAAAAACAACGATACGCTTTGGTTAAATTTCAGGTATTGCGATACGGGTTGCAGCAAGTTCTATACTTCAGTGTATAGCTTTGTTAATCCATTTACCAAGCAAATAACAGTTGATGCCAACACCAACGGAAACAAATTTTACTGGAATCTATTGGGCGGCAGCAAATACAACGGCTTGGGTACCACATTCTCAGTGCCTTCAGCTGGTGGCTACAACGTTTCTTTTGTGTCAAGGGATACCCTGTTGGGCTGTCACGATTCAGTGCCCTTATACTTATATGTGCCCGCATACGATAGTGTATTTGTTAAAGGCCAGATTGATACTCCTATAAACGGTTATCCGGTAGTGGTATCGCAATTTACTAGTTGGTATGGCTGGTGGCATACCGAAACGTTTTACACGAATAGCAGCGGCCAGTATTCAGGTTGGTTCAAAGTGTTAGACTCGGCAGGTAAAATTAATGCGTCAATTTTAGATTGCCGCAGCGACTCAATAGTTAACGATAATCCTCATTTGCATTACCGCGATACGGTAATTATTGATTTTGTTTATTGCCCTGCTTACAATCCATGTGCCGGGTTCACAACCAACTTTAATTATAGTGTTTCAGGTTCCTTAGCATACTTTAGTCCTGGTTGGTCAAGTACTGCTAATTCATTCTATTGGTCGTTTGGCGATGGAAGTTTTTCAACTGCTAAATACCCAACCCATAATTACGCATCGGTTGATAGTACTTACAACGTTTGTTTAACAGCATGGGATACCGTGCGGGGATGTGGGGATACCATTTGTAAAAATGTTCACATTGATCCACGTGCATTCCTTGCCGGGTATGTGGATTTGGATAGCACCTCTTCTCAAATCGACAGCGGTTTTTGCCGTGTATGGTTGATTAAACGCGACAGTGTTGGTAGCGATGTATTGCTTACTGCTATTGACTCGACCAATTTAACCGACTCTGGTACTTATATGTTCAGGGTGATGCCCGGTAATTATCTGGTAAAAGCAGCGTTGTTGCCTTCATCAATCCATTACAGTAATTATTTACCTACTTACCATACTAAAGCCAGCTTGTGGAGCAGTGCTACTAATGTGTCTATTACAACCAGTCCTTACACGGTTGCCAACATCACATTGATTAAGGGTACTAACCCCGGCGGCTCAGGGTTTATTGGCGGTCTTGTTTCGGTAGGTGCTAACAAAACAGGCGACCCTGTTGAAAAGGCGGATGTGTTGTTGTTTACTGCTGCCGGACACCCTGTTGCGTTTGTTAAAACCGATGGGGGCGGAGCTTATAGCTTTAGCAACCTTGCTTTTGGCAGCTACAAAGTGCGCATTGAAGTAATAGGCAAACCCAGCGAGGAGTATTTAGTAACTCTTACCGGTGATAACCCAAGTGCTACCAACGGTAACTTTGATGTGAACAGTAAAGATATTAAACTGAAAAAATCAGGAACAGGAATACTTGAAACAACTGCTGTTGCTTTGGGTATTTATCCTAACCCCGCAAGCAACAACGTTTCATTAAACTTTGAAAATGCTGCGGACGGCGTAGCCACTGTAACTATTTACGACTTGGCCGGCAAAGCAGTAAAAACACTTGCACTGCCTGCGGTACAGGGCAATAACATTTTGAATGTTGATTTGGAAGGCTTGAAAAACGGCTTATACATCATAGGTGTAAGTACAACCCATGCCCAATACACAGGCAGGGTTTCGGTTAGCAAATAA
- a CDS encoding geranylgeranyl reductase family protein, which yields MSTYNYTTDVLIAGAGPAGATTSLFLSKEKIPHIIIDKAVFPRDKICGDALSGKVVEVFKKLDPSLIDEIAANPNEYTPSWGVKFVAPNYNFIDIPFKSDLSKEKHAPGFISKRLDFDNFLVSKINPEYAQLMQGTELIDATRTDGGYALKLKQGDKEISVFTKLLIGSEGDRSIVAKKLAGHKMEPAHYCGGIRAYYKGVEGLHPQNYIELHFLDELLPGYFWIFPMPNGMANVGAGILTKAASAKKVNLREKTLKIINENPQIAPRFKNATLEGKILGWGLPLGSKKRKISGEGFLLTGDAGSLIDPFTGEGIGNAMICGRFAADAVKKALQTNDFSANALAGYDEDVYRYLWSELKLSHTMQKLCKYPWLFNAVVNKASKNTTLRETISCMFEDMDMRAKFSNPLFYLKILFG from the coding sequence ATCAGCACGTATAATTACACCACCGATGTTTTAATAGCCGGAGCGGGCCCTGCGGGTGCCACCACTTCGTTATTCTTGTCAAAAGAAAAAATACCCCATATCATTATTGATAAGGCCGTTTTTCCGCGCGATAAAATTTGCGGCGATGCCCTTAGTGGCAAAGTAGTAGAGGTTTTTAAAAAACTCGACCCTTCGCTAATCGATGAGATTGCCGCCAATCCAAATGAATACACCCCCAGCTGGGGCGTAAAGTTTGTTGCGCCCAACTATAATTTTATTGATATACCGTTTAAGAGCGACCTAAGCAAAGAAAAACATGCGCCGGGTTTTATCTCAAAACGGTTAGACTTTGATAATTTTTTGGTGAGCAAAATCAACCCCGAGTACGCCCAACTAATGCAGGGCACTGAGTTGATTGACGCTACCCGTACCGATGGCGGTTACGCGCTGAAACTGAAACAGGGGGATAAAGAAATATCGGTGTTTACCAAGCTATTGATTGGCAGTGAGGGCGACCGTAGCATAGTAGCCAAAAAACTGGCAGGCCATAAAATGGAACCCGCACATTATTGCGGAGGCATACGTGCTTACTATAAAGGAGTTGAAGGGTTGCACCCCCAAAACTATATCGAGCTTCACTTTTTAGATGAATTATTGCCCGGGTATTTCTGGATATTCCCCATGCCTAACGGTATGGCCAATGTAGGGGCAGGTATTCTAACCAAAGCGGCAAGTGCCAAAAAGGTGAACCTGCGCGAAAAGACACTTAAAATTATTAATGAAAACCCGCAAATAGCACCCCGTTTTAAAAATGCCACACTTGAAGGCAAAATACTAGGGTGGGGCTTACCGTTGGGCTCAAAAAAGAGGAAAATAAGCGGAGAAGGCTTTTTGCTTACGGGCGATGCCGGTAGTTTGATAGACCCTTTTACGGGCGAAGGTATCGGTAATGCCATGATATGCGGAAGATTTGCTGCCGATGCTGTGAAAAAGGCATTGCAAACAAACGACTTTAGCGCAAATGCACTGGCCGGTTACGATGAAGACGTGTACCGCTATTTGTGGAGCGAACTAAAGCTAAGTCATACCATGCAGAAGCTTTGCAAATACCCGTGGTTGTTTAATGCCGTGGTAAACAAGGCATCAAAAAACACAACCCTGCGAGAAACCATTTCGTGTATGTTTGAAGATATGGATATGAGGGCCAAGTTTAGTAACCCCTTATTCTATCTTAAAATTTTATTCGGTTAA